The Henckelia pumila isolate YLH828 chromosome 2, ASM3356847v2, whole genome shotgun sequence genome includes a window with the following:
- the LOC140878546 gene encoding uncharacterized protein, producing MASASTVSMKLLIDGQNNRVLFAEASKETVDFLFCILSLPVATVIRLLTKQGMVGSLANLYESVENLNISYILPNQTKETLLKPRPPAGISSVPLLLMNDAKTSERKFFKCSYNYCQSCSISDDPRAICPNCSQLISTAVTYVTPLGNQVSNTEGGFVKGVVTYMIMDNLVVKPMSTISSIALLNQFNVKDVGILKEKVVTLGMDEAVKLLKASLQSETVLSDVLLNCK from the exons ATGGCGTCAGCTTCCACCGTGAGCATGAAGCTGCTGATTGACGGACAAAACAATCGAGTTCTATTTGCAGAAGCCAGCAAAGAAACAGTAGATTTCCTATTCTGCATCCTCTCTTTACCAGTGGCAACTGTTATTCGCCTGCTAACAAAACAAGGGATGGTGGGTTCATTAGCAAACCTGTACGAAAGCGTTGAAAACCTGAATATATCATACATTCTACCAAACCAAACCAAAGAAACCCTTTTGAAGCCAAGGCCTCCTGCTGGCATTTCATCTGTTCCTTTGCTCCTGATGAACGATGCAAAAACGTCTGAGAGAAAGTTCTTTAAGTGCAGCTATAATTATTGTCAATCTTGTAGTATCTCTGATGATCCGAGAGCGATTTGCCCAAATTGCTCGCAACTGATTTCTACGGCTGTTACATACGTGACTCCTCTAGGAAATCAGGTGTCGAATACTGAAGGAGGGTTTGTGAAGGGAGTAGTCACTTACATGATAATGGATAATTTGGTGGTGAAACCCATGTCTACCATCTCAAGTATAGCTTTGCTCAATCAGTTCAATGTTAAGGATGTGGGGATCTTGAAGGAAAAGGTGGTAACTTTGGGCATGGATgag GCTGTGAAATTGTTGAAGGCGTCACTGCAATCTGAGACGGTTCTGTCTGATGTGCTCCTCAACTGCAAGTGA
- the LOC140878548 gene encoding uncharacterized protein translates to MEMTVSMKLLIDTRTKRVLFAEASKETVDFLFHILSLPVATVIRLLGKQGMVGSLANLYESIEKMNESYIQPNQTKDTLLKPIAPVGTSSVSLLLMDDVTTDRTFYRCGHNCTYRVSDDPSSICPQCNRKMTTVVQYVAPPEKQASTEGGFVKGVVTYMIMDNLVVKPMSTISSITLLNLFNVKEVGALQEKEVNLGMDEATKLLKASLQSEKVLTESSSLVSDVSTLFC, encoded by the exons ATGGAGATGACAGTGAGCATGAAGCTGCTTATCGACACTCGAACCAAAAGAGTTCTATTTGCAGAAGCCAGCAAAGAGACCGTGGACTTCCTCTTCCACATCCTCTCTTTGCCCGTGGCAACTGTTATTCGCCTCCTCGGGAAACAAGGAATGGTTGGTTCATTGGCAAACCTCTACGAAAGCATTGAGAAAATGAATGAATCCTACATTCAACCAAACCAAACTAAAGATACCCTTTTGAAGCCAATTGCTCCTGTTGGCACGTCTTCTGTTTCTTTGCTCCTCATGGATGATGTAACAACCGATAGAACTTTCTATCGGTGCGGTCATAACTGTACATATCGGGTTTCGGATGATCCAAGCTCAATTTGCCCGCAATGCAACAGGAAAATGACTACGGTGGTTCAATACGTGGCTCCGCCGGAAAAACAGGCGTCGACTGAAGGGGGTTTTGTGAAGGGAGTGGTGACTTACATGATAATGGATAATTTGGTGGTGAAGCCCATGTCTACTATTTCGAGTATTACTTTGCTTAATCTTTTCAATGTGAAAGAGGTGGGAGCTTTGCAGGAGAAGGAGGTGAATTTGGGCATGGATGAG GCTACGAAGTTGTTGAAGGCTTCGTTGCAATCCGAGAAGGTTCTGACTGAG TCTAGTTCACTAGTTTCAGATGTTTCGACTCTTTTTTGTTGA
- the LOC140885282 gene encoding uncharacterized protein translates to MTTELPYVAPPGEQASSTEGGFVKGVVTYMVMDNLVVKPMSTISSITLLNKFNVKEVGTLQEKEVTLGMDEALMLLKASLHSEKVLTSVFLNCKQMDELNEEKVVAGNE, encoded by the exons ATGACAACGGAGCTTCCGTACGTGGCTCCGCCGGGAGAGCAGGCGTCGTCGACTGAAGGAGGATTTGTGAAGGGAGTGGTGACTTACATGGTGATGGATAATTTGGTGGTGAAGCCCATGTCTACTATCTCGAGTATAACTTTGCTGAATAAGTTCAATGTTAAGGAGGTGGGGACCTTGCAGGAGAAGGAGGTAACTTTGGGCATGGATGAG GCTCTGATGTTGTTGAAGGCTTCATTGCATTCTGAGAAGGTTCTGACCAGCGTTTTCCTCAACTGCAAGCAAATGGATGAGTTGAATGAGGAGAAAGTAGTTGCTGGCAATGAATGA